The following proteins are encoded in a genomic region of Balaenoptera ricei isolate mBalRic1 chromosome 14, mBalRic1.hap2, whole genome shotgun sequence:
- the CABP1 gene encoding calcium-binding protein 1 isoform X3, which translates to MGNCVKSPLRNLSRKMRQEETSYTVVQTSEEGLAASGELPGPLLMLAQNCAVMQNLLGPACIFLRKGFAENREPDRSLRPEEIEELREAFREFDKDKDGYINCRDLGNCMRTMGYMPTEMELIELSQQINMNLGGHVDFDDFVELMGPKLLAETADMIGVKELRDAFREFDTNGDGEISTSELREAMRKLLGHQVGHRDIEEIIRDVDLNGDGRVDFEEFVRMMSR; encoded by the exons ATGGGCAACTGTGTCAAGTCTCCCCTGAGAAATCTCTCAAGGAAG ATGCGCCAGGAGGAGACCAGCTACACGGTGGTGCAGACGAGTGAGGAGGGGCTGGCGGCCAGCGGCGAGCTCCCCGGACCGCTCCTGATGCTGGCCCAGAACTGCGCCGTCATGCAGAACCTGCTGGGGCCGGCCTGCATTTTCCTGCGTAAGGGCTTCGCGGAGAACAGGGAGCCT GACAGATCACTGCGGCCAGAGGAGATTGAAG aGCTCCGGGAGGCCTTCAGAGAGTTTGACAAAGACAAGGACGGCTACATCAACTGCCGGGACCTGGGCAACTGCATGCGCACCATGGGCTACATGCCCACCGAGATGGAGCTTATCGAGCTGTCTCAGCAGATCAACATGAACC tgggtggcCATGTGGATTTTGATGACTTTGTGGAGCTAATGGGACCTAAACTCCTGGCGGAGACAGCAGATATGATTGGAGTAAAGGAACTGCGAGATGCCTTCCGAGAG TTTGACACCAATGGTGATGGGGAGATAAGTACCAGTGAGTTACGAGAGGCCATGAGGAAACTCCTGGGTCATCAGGTGGGACACCGAGACATAGAGGAAATTATCCGAGATGTGGACCTCAATGGGGATGGACGAGTGGACTTTGAAG
- the CABP1 gene encoding calcium-binding protein 1 isoform X2: protein MGGGDGAAFKRPGDGARLQRVLGLGSRRAPRSLPAGGPAPRRTAPPPPGHASAGPAAMSSHIAKSESKTSLLKAAAASGGSRAPRHGPAREPVLSSRRLPGPCPGTPPPSGDPSSRRPLCRPAPREEGARGSRRGLPQAHCRPREAPPAAASRPSPPSPLPPARGRDGEERGLSPALGLRGSLRAPGRGDSAPAAASEADPFLHQLRPMLSSAFGQDRSLRPEEIEELREAFREFDKDKDGYINCRDLGNCMRTMGYMPTEMELIELSQQINMNLGGHVDFDDFVELMGPKLLAETADMIGVKELRDAFREFDTNGDGEISTSELREAMRKLLGHQVGHRDIEEIIRDVDLNGDGRVDFEEFVRMMSR, encoded by the exons ATGGGCGGCGGCGACGGGGCCGCATTTAAGCGGCCGGGGGACGGCGCCCGCCTCCAGCGCGTCCTCGGGCTCGGCTCCCGCCGGGCGCCCCGCTCTCTGCCCGCCGGGGGCCCAGCGCCGCGCCGCACCGCTCCGCCCCCGCCGGGCCATGCGAGCGCGGGCCCCGCCGCGATGAGCTCGCACATCGCTAAAAGCGAGTCCAAGACGTCGCTGCTgaaggcggcggcggcgagcgggggcagcCGGGCTCCCCGCCACGGCCCTGCCCGGGAGCCAGTGCTGTCCAGCCGCCGGCTGCCCGGCCCCTGCCCGGGCACGCCGCCGCCGTCCGGGGACCCCAGTTCGCGGAGGCCCCTGTGCCGGCCGGCGCCGCGAGAGGAGGGCGCGCGGGGGAGCCGGCGCGGGCTCCCCCAGGCGCACTGCAGGCCCCGGGAGGCGCCGCCGGCCGCGGCGTCCCGACCTTCGCCGCCGTCGCCGCTGCCGCCGGCCCGCGGGCGGGATGGGGAGGAACGGGGGCTGTCCCCGGCGCTCGGCCTCCGGGGCTCTCTACGAGCCCCGGGTCGCGGGGACTCCGCTCCAGCCGCCGCGTCCGAGGCAGACCCGTTCCTCCACCAGCTGCGCCCCATGCTCAGCTCCGCCTTCGGCCAG GACAGATCACTGCGGCCAGAGGAGATTGAAG aGCTCCGGGAGGCCTTCAGAGAGTTTGACAAAGACAAGGACGGCTACATCAACTGCCGGGACCTGGGCAACTGCATGCGCACCATGGGCTACATGCCCACCGAGATGGAGCTTATCGAGCTGTCTCAGCAGATCAACATGAACC tgggtggcCATGTGGATTTTGATGACTTTGTGGAGCTAATGGGACCTAAACTCCTGGCGGAGACAGCAGATATGATTGGAGTAAAGGAACTGCGAGATGCCTTCCGAGAG TTTGACACCAATGGTGATGGGGAGATAAGTACCAGTGAGTTACGAGAGGCCATGAGGAAACTCCTGGGTCATCAGGTGGGACACCGAGACATAGAGGAAATTATCCGAGATGTGGACCTCAATGGGGATGGACGAGTGGACTTTGAAG
- the CABP1 gene encoding calcium-binding protein 1 isoform X1, producing MGGGDGAAFKRPGDGARLQRVLGLGSRRAPRSLPAGGPAPRRTAPPPPGHASAGPAAMSSHIAKSESKTSLLKAAAASGGSRAPRHGPAREPVLSSRRLPGPCPGTPPPSGDPSSRRPLCRPAPREEGARGSRRGLPQAHCRPREAPPAAASRPSPPSPLPPARGRDGEERGLSPALGLRGSLRAPGRGDSAPAAASEADPFLHQLRPMLSSAFGQMRQEETSYTVVQTSEEGLAASGELPGPLLMLAQNCAVMQNLLGPACIFLRKGFAENREPDRSLRPEEIEELREAFREFDKDKDGYINCRDLGNCMRTMGYMPTEMELIELSQQINMNLGGHVDFDDFVELMGPKLLAETADMIGVKELRDAFREFDTNGDGEISTSELREAMRKLLGHQVGHRDIEEIIRDVDLNGDGRVDFEEFVRMMSR from the exons ATGGGCGGCGGCGACGGGGCCGCATTTAAGCGGCCGGGGGACGGCGCCCGCCTCCAGCGCGTCCTCGGGCTCGGCTCCCGCCGGGCGCCCCGCTCTCTGCCCGCCGGGGGCCCAGCGCCGCGCCGCACCGCTCCGCCCCCGCCGGGCCATGCGAGCGCGGGCCCCGCCGCGATGAGCTCGCACATCGCTAAAAGCGAGTCCAAGACGTCGCTGCTgaaggcggcggcggcgagcgggggcagcCGGGCTCCCCGCCACGGCCCTGCCCGGGAGCCAGTGCTGTCCAGCCGCCGGCTGCCCGGCCCCTGCCCGGGCACGCCGCCGCCGTCCGGGGACCCCAGTTCGCGGAGGCCCCTGTGCCGGCCGGCGCCGCGAGAGGAGGGCGCGCGGGGGAGCCGGCGCGGGCTCCCCCAGGCGCACTGCAGGCCCCGGGAGGCGCCGCCGGCCGCGGCGTCCCGACCTTCGCCGCCGTCGCCGCTGCCGCCGGCCCGCGGGCGGGATGGGGAGGAACGGGGGCTGTCCCCGGCGCTCGGCCTCCGGGGCTCTCTACGAGCCCCGGGTCGCGGGGACTCCGCTCCAGCCGCCGCGTCCGAGGCAGACCCGTTCCTCCACCAGCTGCGCCCCATGCTCAGCTCCGCCTTCGGCCAG ATGCGCCAGGAGGAGACCAGCTACACGGTGGTGCAGACGAGTGAGGAGGGGCTGGCGGCCAGCGGCGAGCTCCCCGGACCGCTCCTGATGCTGGCCCAGAACTGCGCCGTCATGCAGAACCTGCTGGGGCCGGCCTGCATTTTCCTGCGTAAGGGCTTCGCGGAGAACAGGGAGCCT GACAGATCACTGCGGCCAGAGGAGATTGAAG aGCTCCGGGAGGCCTTCAGAGAGTTTGACAAAGACAAGGACGGCTACATCAACTGCCGGGACCTGGGCAACTGCATGCGCACCATGGGCTACATGCCCACCGAGATGGAGCTTATCGAGCTGTCTCAGCAGATCAACATGAACC tgggtggcCATGTGGATTTTGATGACTTTGTGGAGCTAATGGGACCTAAACTCCTGGCGGAGACAGCAGATATGATTGGAGTAAAGGAACTGCGAGATGCCTTCCGAGAG TTTGACACCAATGGTGATGGGGAGATAAGTACCAGTGAGTTACGAGAGGCCATGAGGAAACTCCTGGGTCATCAGGTGGGACACCGAGACATAGAGGAAATTATCCGAGATGTGGACCTCAATGGGGATGGACGAGTGGACTTTGAAG